TTCTTCGATTCCCGTGGTCGACGCCGCGGGCAACGTGGTTGGGATCGTCACGCGTAGCGACCTCGCTGGCGTGGTCCTTTCGACCGATCAATTGCTTGACAGCGATTACCCACATTTCGAAGACTGCTTGTGGGCCGTGGAATTGATCCAGCGACGATTTGGCACCGACAAAGTCACCGAGGTGATGAGCGAAAATGTTGCGTCGGTACAACCAGAAACCACCATGTATGATGCTGCCAAACAGATGGTCGACGATGGTTTCGACCACTTGGCCGTAACCAAAGACAACAAATTGCGGGGAATGTTATCCGCTAGCGACTTTGTCCGCTTGGTCGCCAACGCCGGCGGTGACGCTCGTCCGTGAAATCAACACGCTGCAATGAGCATGTCTCAGCACATGGCGTGAATTGCTGCCCAATAGCAGTCGCTGGATTAACGTTTCACGCTGGTCGCCGGTAATGATCAAATCACATTTTTGCTGTTCGGCATATTCCACGATGCCATGCCCGATGTGATTCGACTCGATCGTTTTTGTATGAGTCGTAAAGCCTTTGGATTGCAGGTCTTCCTTGATCGTTTCAATCGTTTCGACGGCAATCGGTCGCAGGTCTTGACGATACTTCGATGCCTGATGAAACAATTCCTGATCATAGAAATGTAAGATCTGTTGCACATAAACCAAATGGATTTCGGTCGACGGGGACAAATCCAACTGGGCAATCCATGCCGCTAAATCAACGTCGCATTCCGCATTGCTAATCGCAATCAAAATACGCGACGGTGCTGGCGAGGCGATGTTGGGATCGGGGAGCTGATTTCCCTGCGGACGTACAACCAAAGTCGAACAGTCGGCGTGGGTCGCGACGTAATCCGACACACTGCCCAACAACACGCGGGCGAGTGCGGAATGCCCGGTCGCCCCCATCAACACCAAATCGACTCGTTTCTCTCGAGCCAATCGCACGATTTCATGTCCGGGGGGACCGATTGGCGACAGCGTTTCAATGGACCGAAACTCATTGCGTGCGAACGCGGCCATTGCATTGAGCGATTCCTGAATGGCCTCGATTTCACGCTGCATCACGCTGGCCGCATCCATGGCAAACATGGTGCCGCTGAGATCGTATTCAGGCACCCGAGGTGAGACGGTCACAAGCAACAGATCCACTTCGTCATGACAGGGCATTCGCTTCAAGCAATCCAACGCGTAGCTTGAATAAGCGGATCGATCCACTGCCGCTAAGACTCGCATCTGACTTTCCTTTTGTTTGATCAAGAACTCAATCTAGCCCGCCGGCGCTACCCCAACGTCCGTCGCATCTTCTCCTGTCCCCGAACGCACCGCTGGATGCGGGATACATTGGCACAGAACGTGCATTTTGATGTTGGACTTACAATGACGGTTGTTCAATCCACTGGAGACAGACCGATGCGCCGAACCAAATGGAAAGACACTCCGCACGAAAAAATCTTTTGGGCCGCCGTGATCGCTGTCGCCCTTCTCTCGATTCTGGTGTTCGCGAGCCGCGTCGCTGGACTTTAATTCAAAATGGATTCGCTTTCGGACGTTTGGGTTTCGTCGGCGCACGAGGGTTGGGTGTAACGTTCGAGCAATCGATACAATTTTCGGCGGTGGATCCCCAATTTTCTTGCGGTACGTGCTTTGTTCCCCTTCTCTTTGGAAAGCACCTCCAGCACATGCGTTTTCACCAGATCGTCGACTTTCACATCAGGCGAGCCGACGACAAAACGAGCGTGGCCGGTTCCGTCTGTCTCGCCACGTTGATCGTCGCAGACGACGTCGTGCAGCCCCGTCGGGTGTGCGATCTCGGTGGGCAGATCGTCGAGCGTGATTTCATGATGATCCGCCAGGATCGTGGCTCGTTCGATCACGTTGATCAGCTGACGCACGTTGCCCGGCCATGGATAACGCATCAAGACATCACGCGCGTCCGGTTCGATCGACCACCCCTGCGGCAACAAGTGGTCGACAAGAAGTCCGACGTCACCCTCGCGTTGGCGAAGCGGCGGCAGCATCAGTGAGAAGACGTTGATGCGATAGAATAGATCCTCGCGAAAGGTCCCCTCTTTGACGGCCTGTGTTAGATCTCGATTCGTCGCTGCAATGATTCGCACTTTGACCTTTCGCTCGCGATGCGATCCAATGCGTCGCAGCGAACCGTCTTCGAGAACCCGTAGCAGTTTGGGTTGCAGCGACAGTGGCAGTTCGCCGATTTCGTCAATGAATAACGTGCCTCCATCGGCGATCTCAAAGAGGCCCAGTTTTTCACTTGATGCGCCGGTAAACGAGCCTTTTTGATGGCCGAACAGTTCGCTTTCGACAAGATTCTCAGGCAACGCCGCGCAGTTGATCGTGACAAACGGCTTGTCCGCGAGCAAGCTGCGCTCTTGAATGGAACGCGCCACAACCTCCTTGCCGGTGCCGCTCTCGCCTTCGATCAACACCGGCTTGCCCGTCGGTGCGACCTTCTCGATCATTCGCATCACATCTCGCATCACCGCCGACTCGCCAACCAACGTTTGTTTGGGGGTCGAGCGGGATACCAGCTCTTTGAGCTGGATATTTTCTTTGCGAAGATGGTTGCGATCGCGGGCTAGCAGACAACGGTGCTCCAGATCGCCAAGCGAGCAGGGCTTGGTCAGGTAGTCGCAGGCGCCAAGCTTCATTGCCGAAACCGCCGTTTCGATGCTGCCGTGCCCTGTCAGAAAGACGACTTCCAGATTCAGCTTCGCTTCGCAGATTCGCTGCATCAATTCCAGCCCGTTCATGCCGGGCATGTCGATGTCCAACACCGCGACATCAAACGTGTCCCGCTCCAGCAGCATCATCGCCTGCGCCCCACTGGCGGCACCCTGAACGATGTGCCCCTTTCGCTCCATGTACTTCATACAGCTGTGGCGATAATCATCTTCATCATCAACCAATAGCAACTTGATCGGTGGTTGCGACATCATGACAAACCCAAATGAGAGCGGTCCAAACGAGCGGAAAACTTACGTCCGTCCACCAGCTCTAAGCGAACATTGTTCCAATTGCGGTTTTACGAAGAAAACCGCGTTCAAACTCCCATTGTGTGCGAACTGTCACGCAAAAGGGCGTGCGATATGTCGCGCTTTTGTGCTTTTGGCGAGATTTTTTGCGAGCCAGAAAGTGGGAATTCAGTGGAGTGACGAGGCGGGCTGGATGTCGGCTGGGATCGTGATTTGGATCACCGCTCCCCCTTCGTCATGATTGGTGGCGACAATTTTGCCTCGATGCGCCTGGACAACACGTCGACAAATCGCCAATCCTAGTCCGGTGCCATGCTGTTTCGTCGTGAAAAAGGGTTCAAATACCAGCGGCAATGATTGCGGGTCGAATCCATGGCCGTGATCGCGGATCGTCAATTGGACTGCGTCGTGGTCGTGCCATTGAATCGGTTCACAGTGGACATCGATTTCCGCGACATCGTGGCACGCATCGAGTGCGTTTTCGATCACGTGATGACAAACGAGTTTCATCTTTTCGCGATCGACGTCGATGAGATCGGACGTTTCACTCGTACGCGAGAAACGAAGTTGATGGGGAAAGTATTCGTGTTGGACCGCGATTTCATCAAATGCGACTTGGCACAGATGCAACAAGCCAACCCGTTGCGGTTTCAGCGTGATCGGTTCGGCGTAGCGGCGGACCTCTTCATAGTTTCCCATCAGATCCGAAAGTGAGTTTCGGATCCCTTGGGACAGGTGCATTTGTTCGGGATCGTTTTTCAGGTCGAGTTCGAGCAGGTCCAAGCACGCCATCGCGCGTTGCAACGCATTCCGGCTCTCGTGAGCCAATCCGCTCGCCATTTGAGCGATCGCCGCGAGTCGTTCGGATTGAAGCAAGTCAGGAGATACCGATGCCCTCTCTGCCTGAATTGGTTCGTCCGCCTGAGCCGTTTCGTTGGCTTGAACAAAATGCGAGAGAAAAGGGGTGTCGTCCGAACCGGTGATGGGTTGTAGTGTTAATTTCACAGCTAGTTTCTGCTTATTCTTGCGTTTGACCATGATCGCTTGCTCATGGTGCTGAGTTTCGTGATCGGATTGTGCCACACAGCGCGCCGACTGTGCCTGGGACAGACAATCGGTCGCATCGTCGAAGAGCATTTTTGCAGACTTTCCCACCAATGCATGGTTGGGGTACCCCAGTAATTGCGTGAGTTTTTCATTCGCAAAAAGGACCGTGCCGTCGCAGTCGATCACCGCAGCAGCGACAGGTGATGTCTGTAAGAGCCGACGAACCAGCGGTGCGTCGGCCAGCAGCTGGGATATGGTTTTCGTCATCATTTGCGCTCGCCTCGTGAATGGACGAGCGTATTCACCAGCAACCGTGATGCCGATTTGCGATGTCAGGACAAAGTTCTTTTCCCAAATACCGCGGCAGTCATCGACTTATTCGCGTCAAGCCGATTGCAGAACGTTCAACCGGAGGCCGCACCGACGGCGAAAGCTGCAACAAAGA
The nucleotide sequence above comes from Novipirellula caenicola. Encoded proteins:
- a CDS encoding CBS domain-containing protein, with translation MTKLASCDEAVGDWMSKSISSVQRDSTVRDVLELMKTGNFSSIPVVDAAGNVVGIVTRSDLAGVVLSTDQLLDSDYPHFEDCLWAVELIQRRFGTDKVTEVMSENVASVQPETTMYDAAKQMVDDGFDHLAVTKDNKLRGMLSASDFVRLVANAGGDARP
- a CDS encoding sigma-54 dependent transcriptional regulator, producing MSQPPIKLLLVDDEDDYRHSCMKYMERKGHIVQGAASGAQAMMLLERDTFDVAVLDIDMPGMNGLELMQRICEAKLNLEVVFLTGHGSIETAVSAMKLGACDYLTKPCSLGDLEHRCLLARDRNHLRKENIQLKELVSRSTPKQTLVGESAVMRDVMRMIEKVAPTGKPVLIEGESGTGKEVVARSIQERSLLADKPFVTINCAALPENLVESELFGHQKGSFTGASSEKLGLFEIADGGTLFIDEIGELPLSLQPKLLRVLEDGSLRRIGSHRERKVKVRIIAATNRDLTQAVKEGTFREDLFYRINVFSLMLPPLRQREGDVGLLVDHLLPQGWSIEPDARDVLMRYPWPGNVRQLINVIERATILADHHEITLDDLPTEIAHPTGLHDVVCDDQRGETDGTGHARFVVGSPDVKVDDLVKTHVLEVLSKEKGNKARTARKLGIHRRKLYRLLERYTQPSCADETQTSESESILN
- a CDS encoding universal stress protein, which encodes MRVLAAVDRSAYSSYALDCLKRMPCHDEVDLLLVTVSPRVPEYDLSGTMFAMDAASVMQREIEAIQESLNAMAAFARNEFRSIETLSPIGPPGHEIVRLAREKRVDLVLMGATGHSALARVLLGSVSDYVATHADCSTLVVRPQGNQLPDPNIASPAPSRILIAISNAECDVDLAAWIAQLDLSPSTEIHLVYVQQILHFYDQELFHQASKYRQDLRPIAVETIETIKEDLQSKGFTTHTKTIESNHIGHGIVEYAEQQKCDLIITGDQRETLIQRLLLGSNSRHVLRHAHCSVLISRTSVTAGVGDQADKVASG
- a CDS encoding sensor histidine kinase, with protein sequence MMTKTISQLLADAPLVRRLLQTSPVAAAVIDCDGTVLFANEKLTQLLGYPNHALVGKSAKMLFDDATDCLSQAQSARCVAQSDHETQHHEQAIMVKRKNKQKLAVKLTLQPITGSDDTPFLSHFVQANETAQADEPIQAERASVSPDLLQSERLAAIAQMASGLAHESRNALQRAMACLDLLELDLKNDPEQMHLSQGIRNSLSDLMGNYEEVRRYAEPITLKPQRVGLLHLCQVAFDEIAVQHEYFPHQLRFSRTSETSDLIDVDREKMKLVCHHVIENALDACHDVAEIDVHCEPIQWHDHDAVQLTIRDHGHGFDPQSLPLVFEPFFTTKQHGTGLGLAICRRVVQAHRGKIVATNHDEGGAVIQITIPADIQPASSLH